In Caulobacter sp. X, the sequence CATCGGCGCCGACTATTCGCCGTATGTGATCTGCGAGCTGTCGGGCAATCACAACGGCAGCCTCGACCGCTGCCTGGAGATGGTCGACGCGGCGGCCGACACCGGCTGCGACGCGATCAAGATCCAGACCTACACCGCCGACACCATCACGCTGGACATCGACCGGCCCGAGTTCAAGATCCACGGCGGGCTGTGGGACGGGCGCACGCTCTATGAGCTCTATCAAGAGGCCCAGACGCCGTTCGAATGGCACGCGGCCATCTTCGAGCGCGCCAAGAAGCGCGGGGTGACGATCTTCTCCAGCCCGTTCGACGAGACCGCCGTCGACCTGCTGGACGACCTCGGCGCGCCGGCCTTCAAGATCGCTTCGTTCGAGGCCGTCGACCTGCCGCTGATCAAATACGCCGCGTCCAAGGGCAAGCCGCTGATCATCTCGACCGGCATGGCGAACCTCGAGGAGATGAAGACCGCCCGCGACACGGCCCTGGCCGCCGGCGCGGCGGGCGTGCTGCTGCTGCATTGCGTGTCCAGCTATCCGGCCACGTTCGCCGACGCCAATGTGCGGACCGTGCCGGACATGGCCGCGCGCTTCGGCTGTCCGATCGGCCTGTCGGACCACACGCCCGGCACGGCCGCCTCGGTGGCGGCGGTCACCCTGGGCGCCTGCTGCGTCGAAAAGCACTTCACCCTGGCACGCGCCGACGGC encodes:
- the pseI gene encoding pseudaminic acid synthase; amino-acid sequence: MSAPFIEIAGRRIGADYSPYVICELSGNHNGSLDRCLEMVDAAADTGCDAIKIQTYTADTITLDIDRPEFKIHGGLWDGRTLYELYQEAQTPFEWHAAIFERAKKRGVTIFSSPFDETAVDLLDDLGAPAFKIASFEAVDLPLIKYAASKGKPLIISTGMANLEEMKTARDTALAAGAAGVLLLHCVSSYPATFADANVRTVPDMAARFGCPIGLSDHTPGTAASVAAVTLGACCVEKHFTLARADGGPDAAFSLEPAEFKALVEDTKNAWAALGVAHYDVLGAERANLQFRRSLYVTADVKAGEILSRANIRSVRPGSGLPPGDLDKVLGRPATRDITRGEPLDWSMVG